A genomic window from Ascaphus truei isolate aAscTru1 chromosome 1, aAscTru1.hap1, whole genome shotgun sequence includes:
- the AP5S1 gene encoding AP-5 complex subunit sigma-1 isoform X3, which yields MFLLPGLISDVHRTAMVYGFVIHTVGACPDGNANLCRVLYSRVFSGDLLGDKPRSEERSPERERLKRKEQIAVVARQAESMCLLMRQASGRPAGDFVAHSSDEPIVLQEEDVGVFSLSPGDPFGEGKTVLWVGVFSLCFSLICDSQDNLPLAESSLRMLVKYLVDFLKLLTHSSNVVLKVDKIEMTLNKFMPHGQLLFLNHQAVQALENELSSSITL from the exons ATGTTCCTGTTACCAGGGCTGATCTCTGACGTACAT CGCACAGCCATGGTTTACGGCTTCGTCATCCACACTGTGGGCGCCTGCCCTGACGGGAACGCAAACCTCTGCAGGGTGCTGTACTCCAGGGTGTTCAGCGGCGATCTACTGGGTGACAAACCAAGGTCTGAGGAGCGCAGTCCGGAGCGTGAGCGGTTAAAAAGGAAGGAACAGATAGCCGTTGTCGCAAG ACAGGCTGAGTCGATGTGTCTTCTGATGCGTCAGGCGTCCGGCCGGCCAGCGGGCGACTTTGTTGCCCATTCTTCGGACGAGCCCATCGTTCTGCAGGAGGAGGACGTGGGCGTGTTCAGCCTCTCTCCCGGAGATCCGTTCGGCGAGGGCAAGACGGTGCTGTGGGTGGGAGTCTTTTCCCTCTGCTTCTCGCTGATCTGCGACTCGCAAGACAACCTCCCCTTGGCCGAGAGCAGCCTGAGGATGCTGGTGAAATACCTGGTGGATTTCCTGAAGCTGCTCACGCACAGCAGCAACGTCGTCCTAAAGGTGGACAAAATCGAGATGACCCTCAACAAGTTTATGCCCCACGGACAGCTGCTTTTCCTGAATCACCAGGCGGTGCAGGCGTTGGAGAACGAGCTGAGCAGCTCTATCACCCTATAG
- the AP5S1 gene encoding AP-5 complex subunit sigma-1 isoform X4, with the protein MVYGFVIHTVGACPDGNANLCRVLYSRVFSGDLLGDKPRSEERSPERERLKRKEQIAVVARQAESMCLLMRQASGRPAGDFVAHSSDEPIVLQEEDVGVFSLSPGDPFGEGKTVLWVGVFSLCFSLICDSQDNLPLAESSLRMLVKYLVDFLKLLTHSSNVVLKVDKIEMTLNKFMPHGQLLFLNHQAVQALENELSSSITL; encoded by the exons ATGGTTTACGGCTTCGTCATCCACACTGTGGGCGCCTGCCCTGACGGGAACGCAAACCTCTGCAGGGTGCTGTACTCCAGGGTGTTCAGCGGCGATCTACTGGGTGACAAACCAAGGTCTGAGGAGCGCAGTCCGGAGCGTGAGCGGTTAAAAAGGAAGGAACAGATAGCCGTTGTCGCAAG ACAGGCTGAGTCGATGTGTCTTCTGATGCGTCAGGCGTCCGGCCGGCCAGCGGGCGACTTTGTTGCCCATTCTTCGGACGAGCCCATCGTTCTGCAGGAGGAGGACGTGGGCGTGTTCAGCCTCTCTCCCGGAGATCCGTTCGGCGAGGGCAAGACGGTGCTGTGGGTGGGAGTCTTTTCCCTCTGCTTCTCGCTGATCTGCGACTCGCAAGACAACCTCCCCTTGGCCGAGAGCAGCCTGAGGATGCTGGTGAAATACCTGGTGGATTTCCTGAAGCTGCTCACGCACAGCAGCAACGTCGTCCTAAAGGTGGACAAAATCGAGATGACCCTCAACAAGTTTATGCCCCACGGACAGCTGCTTTTCCTGAATCACCAGGCGGTGCAGGCGTTGGAGAACGAGCTGAGCAGCTCTATCACCCTATAG
- the AP5S1 gene encoding AP-5 complex subunit sigma-1 isoform X2, whose product MVQTHSWSRGGCNRRTAMVYGFVIHTVGACPDGNANLCRVLYSRVFSGDLLGDKPRSEERSPERERLKRKEQIAVVARQAESMCLLMRQASGRPAGDFVAHSSDEPIVLQEEDVGVFSLSPGDPFGEGKTVLWVGVFSLCFSLICDSQDNLPLAESSLRMLVKYLVDFLKLLTHSSNVVLKVDKIEMTLNKFMPHGQLLFLNHQAVQALENELSSSITL is encoded by the exons ATGGTCCAGACGCACAGCTGGTCTCGTGGAGGTTGTAACCGA CGCACAGCCATGGTTTACGGCTTCGTCATCCACACTGTGGGCGCCTGCCCTGACGGGAACGCAAACCTCTGCAGGGTGCTGTACTCCAGGGTGTTCAGCGGCGATCTACTGGGTGACAAACCAAGGTCTGAGGAGCGCAGTCCGGAGCGTGAGCGGTTAAAAAGGAAGGAACAGATAGCCGTTGTCGCAAG ACAGGCTGAGTCGATGTGTCTTCTGATGCGTCAGGCGTCCGGCCGGCCAGCGGGCGACTTTGTTGCCCATTCTTCGGACGAGCCCATCGTTCTGCAGGAGGAGGACGTGGGCGTGTTCAGCCTCTCTCCCGGAGATCCGTTCGGCGAGGGCAAGACGGTGCTGTGGGTGGGAGTCTTTTCCCTCTGCTTCTCGCTGATCTGCGACTCGCAAGACAACCTCCCCTTGGCCGAGAGCAGCCTGAGGATGCTGGTGAAATACCTGGTGGATTTCCTGAAGCTGCTCACGCACAGCAGCAACGTCGTCCTAAAGGTGGACAAAATCGAGATGACCCTCAACAAGTTTATGCCCCACGGACAGCTGCTTTTCCTGAATCACCAGGCGGTGCAGGCGTTGGAGAACGAGCTGAGCAGCTCTATCACCCTATAG
- the AP5S1 gene encoding AP-5 complex subunit sigma-1 isoform X1: MQPPSHRGVGKMLRERRGQVTSRTAMVYGFVIHTVGACPDGNANLCRVLYSRVFSGDLLGDKPRSEERSPERERLKRKEQIAVVARQAESMCLLMRQASGRPAGDFVAHSSDEPIVLQEEDVGVFSLSPGDPFGEGKTVLWVGVFSLCFSLICDSQDNLPLAESSLRMLVKYLVDFLKLLTHSSNVVLKVDKIEMTLNKFMPHGQLLFLNHQAVQALENELSSSITL, translated from the exons atgcagcctccctcacacaggGGAGTAGGAAAGATgttgagggagaggagggggcaggtCACAAGT CGCACAGCCATGGTTTACGGCTTCGTCATCCACACTGTGGGCGCCTGCCCTGACGGGAACGCAAACCTCTGCAGGGTGCTGTACTCCAGGGTGTTCAGCGGCGATCTACTGGGTGACAAACCAAGGTCTGAGGAGCGCAGTCCGGAGCGTGAGCGGTTAAAAAGGAAGGAACAGATAGCCGTTGTCGCAAG ACAGGCTGAGTCGATGTGTCTTCTGATGCGTCAGGCGTCCGGCCGGCCAGCGGGCGACTTTGTTGCCCATTCTTCGGACGAGCCCATCGTTCTGCAGGAGGAGGACGTGGGCGTGTTCAGCCTCTCTCCCGGAGATCCGTTCGGCGAGGGCAAGACGGTGCTGTGGGTGGGAGTCTTTTCCCTCTGCTTCTCGCTGATCTGCGACTCGCAAGACAACCTCCCCTTGGCCGAGAGCAGCCTGAGGATGCTGGTGAAATACCTGGTGGATTTCCTGAAGCTGCTCACGCACAGCAGCAACGTCGTCCTAAAGGTGGACAAAATCGAGATGACCCTCAACAAGTTTATGCCCCACGGACAGCTGCTTTTCCTGAATCACCAGGCGGTGCAGGCGTTGGAGAACGAGCTGAGCAGCTCTATCACCCTATAG